A genomic region of uncultured Acidilobus sp. JCHS contains the following coding sequences:
- a CDS encoding putative metallopeptidase, with protein MPGHALSLRARLRYERDKTLEEAVRCVARSLGLNYIDPERLYVVRSYGSRSRATARIYMMPSAWRFALNMGPVYLIEFISERFDRLTPMGKAEVIVHELLHILPAFSGGLRPHGRLVNDGLARRLTSRVDEDCLRLLGGDEESR; from the coding sequence TTGCCTGGCCATGCACTAAGCCTGAGGGCGCGCCTGAGGTACGAGAGGGACAAGACGCTGGAGGAGGCCGTGAGGTGCGTCGCGAGAAGCCTCGGCCTCAACTACATAGACCCCGAGAGGCTCTACGTAGTAAGGAGCTACGGCTCCAGGTCAAGGGCCACAGCAAGGATATACATGATGCCCTCTGCCTGGAGGTTCGCCCTCAACATGGGGCCCGTCTACCTCATAGAGTTCATATCAGAGAGGTTTGACAGGCTGACGCCAATGGGGAAGGCTGAGGTCATAGTACACGAGCTCCTCCACATACTCCCTGCGTTCAGCGGCGGCCTGAGGCCCCACGGGAGGCTCGTCAACGACGGGCTCGCCAGGAGGCTGACCTCGAGAGTCGACGAGGACTGCCTGAGGCTTTTAGGCGGCGACGAGGAGAGCAGGTAG
- a CDS encoding Peroxiredoxin encodes MSERIPLIGEKFPEMEVVTTHGRIKLPDHFTGQGKWFILFSHPGDFTPVCTTEFYSFSRLYPEFEKLNTGLIGLSVDSNISHIEWVQWIEKNLGVKVPFPIIADPTGEVARRLGMIHPESPTAAVRAVFVVDNRGIVRAILYYPLELGRNVKEILRVVATLQAIDRTKMVAPANWPSNELIGDKMILPPPSNVADAEQRLRQYKGYAWWFTYAEAPKEEVEKVKPYAP; translated from the coding sequence ATGTCTGAGAGGATACCTCTCATAGGCGAGAAGTTCCCCGAGATGGAGGTAGTGACAACCCACGGTAGGATCAAGTTGCCTGACCACTTCACGGGCCAGGGCAAGTGGTTCATACTCTTCAGCCACCCAGGCGACTTCACCCCCGTCTGCACAACTGAGTTCTACAGCTTCTCCAGGCTCTACCCAGAATTCGAGAAGCTTAACACAGGCCTCATAGGCCTCTCCGTTGACAGCAACATAAGCCACATAGAGTGGGTCCAGTGGATAGAGAAGAACCTGGGCGTCAAGGTCCCGTTCCCCATCATAGCTGACCCCACGGGCGAGGTGGCCAGGAGGCTCGGGATGATACACCCCGAGAGCCCCACGGCCGCCGTCAGGGCCGTGTTCGTGGTGGACAACAGGGGGATCGTGAGGGCCATACTCTACTACCCGCTGGAGCTTGGCAGGAACGTAAAGGAGATACTGAGGGTTGTGGCTACGCTGCAGGCCATCGATAGGACCAAGATGGTGGCCCCGGCGAACTGGCCCAGCAACGAGCTCATAGGGGACAAGATGATCCTGCCCCCGCCGAGTAACGTTGCTGACGCCGAGCAGAGGCTCAGGCAGTACAAGGGCTACGCCTGGTGGTTCACCTACGCCGAGGCCCCCAAGGAGGAAGTGGAGAAGGTTAAGCCGTACGCCCCGTGA
- a CDS encoding Acyl-coenzyme A synthetase/AMP-(fatty) acid ligase, with amino-acid sequence MSAPGFGGKPILIPPQVSYLRAQAEKDPIAFWDSVAREETDLIYWRRLWDKTFEWEPGKPYRWFVGGITNAHYSHVDYPIQKGLGNKAIYIYENAELGITRTYTFLQFDDMVRRYAAAMRALGVGKGDRVLLYMPTRVEAIAVLHAAARIGAIASSVYAGFSAKALLDRIELIGAKVLFTQDFNMRRGKLIDLKGIVDEALRSKERTTVERVVVFKSEYTEKEPQMQGGRDMFFEEFLSMSKDGSPEVEWVESNEPLFITPTSGTTAKPKPVVHKHGPFQVHVVTMGRWVYDLGPEDTWFITSDVGWQAGVSYMVWGVPIFGATSVVFDGAPDYPRPDMWWEVIERNRVTKLWISPTGIRLLSKYGTEYARKHDLSSLKVVFSAGEPLNPEPLKWLMYDVLEGRVPVIDHYWQTETGGPVVGNPYGIQMIPIKPGSAGIPLPGIMGMVVSEETGQPAKPGEKGVFVIKHPFPGFTSELWQDYQWYVRSYWEARPQLKGLIYSGDAAMVDEDGYVWFLGRADDVIKISAHRIGTFELESALVSHPAVAEAAVIGVPDPERGQVAVGFVVLKEGYRPSEELKKELIEHVRKTFGPIAVFKTIEIVKALPKTRSGKIMRRVIRAVYLNEPLGDVSALEDESQVEEIRRAIEQFKKAMEERGP; translated from the coding sequence GTGTCGGCCCCAGGCTTCGGAGGCAAGCCCATCCTTATCCCCCCACAGGTCTCGTACCTGAGGGCTCAGGCAGAGAAGGACCCCATAGCCTTCTGGGACTCAGTGGCGAGGGAGGAGACAGACCTCATCTACTGGAGGAGGCTCTGGGACAAGACGTTCGAGTGGGAGCCAGGCAAGCCATACAGGTGGTTCGTGGGCGGCATAACGAACGCCCACTACAGCCACGTAGACTACCCCATCCAGAAGGGGCTCGGCAACAAGGCCATCTACATCTATGAGAACGCGGAGCTCGGCATAACCAGGACGTATACCTTCCTTCAGTTCGACGACATGGTACGCCGCTACGCGGCCGCCATGAGGGCCCTCGGCGTGGGGAAGGGCGACAGGGTGCTCCTCTACATGCCTACCAGGGTTGAGGCCATAGCCGTGCTCCACGCGGCCGCCAGGATAGGCGCCATAGCCTCGTCGGTCTACGCGGGCTTCTCGGCCAAGGCCCTCCTGGACAGGATTGAGCTCATAGGGGCCAAGGTACTGTTCACGCAGGACTTCAACATGAGGAGGGGCAAGCTTATAGACCTCAAGGGGATAGTTGACGAGGCCCTTAGGTCAAAGGAGAGGACTACGGTAGAGAGGGTTGTGGTGTTTAAGTCCGAGTACACCGAGAAGGAGCCCCAGATGCAGGGCGGTCGCGACATGTTCTTTGAGGAGTTCCTCAGCATGAGCAAGGACGGCTCTCCTGAGGTAGAGTGGGTGGAGTCAAACGAGCCCCTTTTCATAACCCCTACCTCAGGCACTACCGCGAAGCCTAAGCCGGTGGTGCACAAGCACGGGCCCTTCCAGGTGCACGTGGTGACGATGGGCAGGTGGGTCTACGACCTCGGCCCTGAGGACACCTGGTTCATAACGAGCGACGTGGGCTGGCAGGCCGGCGTCAGCTACATGGTCTGGGGCGTGCCCATATTCGGCGCCACCAGCGTGGTCTTCGACGGCGCCCCTGATTACCCGAGGCCCGACATGTGGTGGGAGGTCATAGAGCGCAATAGGGTCACGAAGCTCTGGATATCGCCCACAGGCATAAGGCTTCTGAGCAAGTACGGCACAGAGTACGCGAGGAAGCACGACCTGTCGAGCCTGAAAGTGGTCTTCAGCGCGGGGGAGCCCCTGAACCCCGAGCCCCTCAAGTGGCTCATGTACGACGTCCTTGAGGGGAGGGTGCCCGTGATAGACCACTACTGGCAGACCGAGACAGGAGGGCCCGTGGTCGGCAACCCCTATGGGATACAGATGATACCGATAAAGCCTGGCAGTGCGGGCATACCCCTGCCCGGCATCATGGGTATGGTGGTCAGCGAGGAGACCGGACAACCAGCTAAGCCTGGCGAGAAGGGCGTCTTCGTTATCAAACACCCGTTCCCAGGCTTCACTTCAGAGCTCTGGCAGGACTACCAGTGGTACGTCAGGTCCTACTGGGAGGCCAGGCCCCAGCTCAAGGGGCTCATATACTCTGGCGACGCCGCCATGGTTGACGAGGATGGCTACGTGTGGTTCCTCGGGAGGGCTGACGACGTGATAAAGATATCAGCCCACAGGATAGGCACCTTCGAGCTGGAGAGCGCCCTGGTCTCTCACCCAGCGGTCGCCGAGGCCGCAGTCATAGGGGTGCCTGACCCCGAGAGGGGGCAGGTGGCCGTGGGCTTCGTGGTGCTCAAGGAGGGCTACAGGCCCAGCGAGGAGCTTAAGAAGGAGCTAATAGAGCACGTCAGGAAGACCTTCGGCCCCATAGCGGTGTTCAAGACCATAGAGATAGTGAAGGCCCTGCCCAAGACCAGGAGCGGGAAGATAATGAGGAGGGTCATCAGGGCGGTCTACCTGAACGAGCCGCTGGGCGACGTCTCGGCCCTTGAGGACGAGAGCCAGGTGGAGGAGATAAGGAGGGCCATAGAGCAGTTCAAGAAGGCCATGGAGGAAAGGGGGCCTTAG
- a CDS encoding putative ATPase (AAA+ superfamily), whose product MTRLVGLKYHPCYLVSGVLPTLFSVEPKESLQDLFDREDEVRKLREGLSRERLILVLGLRRIGKSSLVLATLSSTGHPFVYVDVRRAYDDVSRRVPAERLYEELRSSLLRLSVRERVLEALRRMGVSLEYPVKVRVPAEEVRDSIAKAFDALNELGRVAVVLDEAQYLRYSTVGLRPLLAHVYDRLRNVTLIMTGSEVGLLHDFIGIDDPSSPLYGRYGLTIELRPFDEERSRQFLRRGFEELRVRVDERVIGRAVEELDGVVGWLVYFGRLYLEKGADAIDEVKEMGAKLVKKELEEALSRSPYYAHIMRAIATLGRARWKNVVDYVTAQLGRRVTNATIARDLRNLVKMGFIEKVNDEYRVADPIVRYAVLKWL is encoded by the coding sequence TTGACCAGGCTCGTAGGCCTTAAGTATCACCCCTGCTACCTAGTATCAGGGGTGCTACCTACGCTCTTCTCGGTGGAGCCCAAGGAGTCTCTCCAGGACCTCTTCGACAGGGAGGACGAGGTGAGGAAGCTCAGGGAGGGCCTGTCGAGGGAGAGGCTTATCCTTGTCCTGGGCCTGAGGAGAATCGGCAAGTCAAGCCTAGTGCTCGCGACCCTGAGCTCAACGGGGCACCCCTTCGTCTACGTTGACGTCAGGAGGGCCTATGACGATGTCTCCAGGAGGGTGCCCGCCGAGAGGCTCTACGAGGAGCTCCGCTCCTCCCTGCTAAGGCTAAGCGTTAGGGAGAGGGTCCTCGAGGCCCTAAGGAGGATGGGGGTCTCGCTAGAGTACCCGGTCAAGGTAAGGGTCCCGGCCGAGGAGGTGAGGGACAGCATAGCTAAGGCCTTCGACGCGCTTAACGAGCTCGGGAGGGTCGCAGTAGTCCTGGACGAGGCTCAGTACCTGAGGTACTCAACCGTAGGCCTTAGGCCCCTCCTGGCCCACGTCTACGATAGGCTCAGGAACGTGACCCTCATCATGACGGGGAGCGAGGTCGGCCTCCTCCACGACTTCATAGGAATTGACGACCCCTCCTCACCGCTTTACGGCAGGTACGGGCTCACCATAGAGCTGAGGCCCTTCGACGAGGAGAGGTCGAGGCAGTTCCTCAGGAGGGGCTTCGAGGAGCTCAGGGTCAGGGTGGACGAGAGGGTGATAGGGAGAGCCGTTGAGGAGCTAGACGGCGTTGTCGGCTGGCTTGTCTACTTTGGGAGGCTGTACCTGGAGAAGGGGGCTGACGCGATTGACGAGGTCAAGGAGATGGGAGCTAAGCTAGTTAAGAAAGAACTTGAGGAGGCGCTTTCGAGGAGCCCCTACTACGCCCACATAATGAGGGCCATTGCCACGCTTGGGAGGGCCAGGTGGAAGAACGTAGTGGACTACGTGACGGCCCAGCTCGGGAGGAGGGTAACTAACGCCACGATAGCGAGGGACCTGAGGAACCTCGTCAAGATGGGCTTCATCGAGAAGGTCAATGACGAGTACAGGGTGGCAGACCCGATAGTCAGGTACGCCGTGCTTAAGTGGCTGTAG
- a CDS encoding Rubrerythrin, whose product MSESGHPAMTQDALVSSYGGESMAHMRYLIFADIAEKEGFKNVARLFRAIAFAEQVHARNHYQRLEKLKAPLKVVAEAPFGPGDTAKNLELAIMGERFEVEEMYPAYIELARMQGDRAAEMTFRYALEAERIHLKLYQEALEHVKRGEDMPIDGYIWICPVCGHTVVGRDPPPKCPICGALGKDFVRF is encoded by the coding sequence TTGAGCGAGAGCGGTCACCCTGCCATGACCCAGGACGCCCTTGTCTCAAGCTACGGCGGTGAGTCCATGGCCCACATGAGGTACCTCATATTTGCGGACATAGCGGAGAAGGAGGGCTTCAAGAACGTCGCCAGGCTCTTCAGGGCCATAGCGTTCGCAGAGCAGGTCCACGCCAGGAACCACTACCAGAGGCTTGAGAAGCTCAAGGCCCCGCTCAAGGTGGTGGCGGAGGCGCCCTTCGGCCCTGGCGACACGGCGAAGAACCTCGAGCTGGCCATAATGGGCGAGAGGTTCGAGGTGGAGGAGATGTACCCGGCTTACATAGAGCTCGCGAGGATGCAGGGCGACAGGGCCGCCGAGATGACCTTCAGGTACGCCCTTGAGGCTGAGAGGATACACCTGAAGCTCTACCAGGAGGCCCTTGAGCACGTCAAGAGGGGGGAGGACATGCCGATCGACGGCTACATATGGATATGCCCCGTCTGCGGCCACACGGTCGTAGGCAGGGACCCGCCGCCCAAGTGCCCGATATGCGGGGCCCTCGGCAAGGACTTCGTCAGGTTCTGA
- a CDS encoding Arabinose efflux permease, which translates to MGALAWTVLASDDLYLLTPSATGVSGNMSKGQWRYPRGYLRLVSTVTAFAAILTPLDSTIVSVSLPAIARGLRASYLETIWVPMGYLVSLSAFLLLFGRLGDVRGRRRVFTTGFLVFTVATVMCALSMSGAELDAWRVVQGMGAAMILANSGAIITDAYPPWERGKAFGYWTLAVYTGTTVGPVLGGAITTLRAIAGVPSWRWVFLVTVPLALTGYLFSQAYLKESVGQPGQPVDARGGALAAVGVAASLFGLTAASFEGWSPPYLALTVVGVALIAAFVVWEARLGPLALLDVGLFRSVQFSMGNLAALLNYAGYFFVPFFLSYYMIVVLGMRPIEASLALLSLSLAMVVLAPISGRLSDRVGARPLATAGMLLIALGLLLLIPLGLRATLADVTWRALIIGVGMGLFSSPNSASVMSAAPRERLAVASATLSLMRFYGQSLSLALASSLAAVYIPRPVLVSVFTGLPVSAAASALDFIRGVRLVYEVMVMLVIVGAIASAMRGRERRARPSGVGLQCGDFITCPRPSRQGLA; encoded by the coding sequence ATGGGAGCTCTAGCCTGGACAGTCCTGGCGTCTGACGACCTCTACCTTTTAACGCCCTCAGCGACTGGCGTGTCGGGCAACATGTCAAAGGGGCAGTGGAGGTACCCAAGGGGCTACCTGAGGCTGGTCTCCACGGTCACCGCCTTCGCGGCCATCCTCACGCCCCTGGACAGCACCATAGTGAGCGTCTCCCTCCCAGCCATAGCGAGGGGGCTGAGGGCCTCTTACCTGGAGACCATATGGGTCCCCATGGGCTACCTGGTATCGCTCTCCGCCTTCCTCCTCCTGTTCGGGAGGCTCGGCGACGTGAGGGGCAGGAGGAGGGTCTTCACGACCGGGTTCCTCGTGTTCACCGTGGCCACGGTCATGTGCGCCCTCTCAATGAGTGGAGCTGAGCTTGACGCCTGGAGGGTGGTCCAGGGCATGGGGGCGGCTATGATACTGGCCAACAGCGGCGCCATAATAACTGACGCCTACCCGCCCTGGGAGAGGGGCAAGGCCTTCGGCTACTGGACCCTTGCCGTCTACACGGGGACCACGGTGGGCCCTGTCCTGGGAGGGGCGATAACGACCCTGAGGGCCATAGCTGGGGTTCCGAGCTGGAGGTGGGTCTTCCTCGTAACCGTGCCCCTTGCCCTGACAGGCTACCTGTTCTCGCAGGCCTACCTCAAGGAGTCCGTGGGGCAGCCGGGCCAGCCCGTTGATGCAAGGGGCGGCGCCCTGGCCGCCGTGGGGGTAGCGGCCTCGCTCTTCGGCCTGACGGCGGCCTCCTTTGAGGGCTGGTCGCCCCCTTACCTGGCCCTCACAGTCGTGGGGGTCGCCCTCATAGCGGCGTTCGTTGTATGGGAGGCCAGGCTTGGCCCCCTGGCCCTCCTCGACGTGGGCCTCTTCAGGTCTGTCCAGTTCTCCATGGGCAACCTGGCGGCCCTCCTGAACTACGCCGGCTACTTCTTCGTCCCCTTCTTCCTCAGCTACTACATGATAGTGGTCCTGGGCATGAGGCCCATAGAGGCCAGCCTCGCCCTCCTATCGCTCTCCCTAGCAATGGTTGTCCTAGCGCCCATAAGCGGCAGGCTGTCAGACAGGGTTGGCGCCAGGCCCCTCGCCACGGCCGGGATGCTGCTGATAGCCCTCGGCCTCCTGCTTCTCATACCGCTGGGCCTCAGGGCCACCCTGGCGGACGTGACCTGGAGGGCCCTCATAATCGGCGTGGGCATGGGCCTCTTCTCAAGCCCCAACTCGGCCTCGGTAATGAGCGCGGCCCCGAGGGAGAGGCTGGCAGTGGCCTCGGCAACGCTGAGCCTCATGAGGTTCTACGGCCAGTCCCTCAGCCTCGCCCTGGCCAGCTCCCTTGCAGCGGTATACATACCCAGGCCCGTCCTGGTGAGCGTCTTCACTGGGCTGCCCGTGAGCGCCGCAGCCAGCGCCCTCGACTTCATCAGGGGAGTTAGGCTCGTCTACGAGGTCATGGTAATGCTAGTCATAGTTGGAGCCATAGCGTCAGCTATGAGGGGGCGCGAGAGGAGGGCCAGGCCTTCAGGCGTTGGCCTGCAATGCGGCGACTTTATAACGTGCCCTAGGCCCAGCCGCCAGGGCCTCGCTTGA
- a CDS encoding putative metal-dependent hydrolase of the TIM-barrel fold, with amino-acid sequence MRALRADVPVSCVIDGHVHMPLLRTTKEVNDYIRGLVDAGVRGAVIIGIPPFKDVLSKVTIDDVNREFERARPIIEKYASDVMEYLQPEVLYVNAVRLAEDFCTFARHQHMSALSNFAPVFPANLSLAPEELASVLEAAASRGFRGFKVISTLFLQHLDSPQVGVVLEVAESRGLPVIVHSGCDPGIWELPRFCKYGDPSRLEVHLRTHRDTPVIIAHAGGYSAIAPGVFFEETLALARSFDNVLVDTSALPPQLVPMVLRDFPKGRVIYGSDYPAVSNASLREYMEEVFMTLLASGMRGKELEGYAHGVAEEVYKVSCIDEAYSSASFKA; translated from the coding sequence GTGCGGGCGCTGAGGGCTGACGTCCCGGTAAGCTGCGTCATAGACGGCCACGTCCACATGCCCCTCCTTAGGACAACTAAGGAGGTCAACGACTACATAAGGGGTCTCGTGGACGCCGGCGTCAGAGGGGCCGTCATAATAGGGATACCGCCCTTCAAGGACGTCCTCTCAAAGGTGACCATAGACGACGTTAACAGGGAGTTCGAGAGGGCCAGGCCAATCATAGAGAAGTACGCATCTGACGTAATGGAGTACCTCCAGCCCGAGGTCCTCTACGTTAACGCCGTCAGGCTGGCAGAGGACTTCTGCACCTTCGCCAGGCACCAGCACATGTCCGCCCTGAGCAACTTCGCCCCGGTCTTCCCGGCGAACCTCTCCCTCGCTCCCGAAGAGCTGGCCTCTGTCCTCGAGGCCGCCGCCTCAAGAGGTTTCAGGGGCTTCAAGGTGATCTCTACGCTGTTCCTCCAACACCTCGACTCCCCCCAGGTGGGCGTCGTCCTGGAGGTGGCCGAGTCCAGGGGGCTCCCTGTCATAGTCCACAGCGGCTGCGACCCTGGCATATGGGAGCTGCCCAGGTTCTGCAAGTACGGCGACCCGTCAAGGCTTGAGGTCCACCTGAGGACCCACAGGGACACGCCGGTGATCATAGCCCACGCGGGGGGCTACAGCGCGATAGCCCCAGGGGTCTTCTTCGAGGAGACCCTGGCCCTGGCCAGGAGCTTCGACAACGTCCTCGTTGACACCTCCGCCCTGCCCCCTCAGCTAGTGCCCATGGTGTTGAGGGACTTCCCGAAGGGCAGGGTCATCTACGGCTCTGACTACCCAGCCGTCTCAAACGCCAGCCTGAGGGAGTACATGGAGGAGGTCTTCATGACCCTCCTGGCATCAGGCATGAGGGGGAAGGAGCTTGAGGGCTACGCCCACGGCGTCGCCGAGGAAGTCTACAAGGTCTCATGTATAGACGAGGCCTACAGCTCAGCGAGCTTTAAGGCCTGA
- a CDS encoding Polyketide cyclase / dehydrase and lipid transport: MRFTVRKALEGAGPEAAWAVVKDVEDMSKYWRGHREVRARRLEDGSWDLAIRFAFPGPNNRGRARATLDEAARTLTLSYVEGPVKGMVKVYVTENEIVTEWDVSLAWYLRPLEAWVKRHFMKGAQHALDRIVEAARASAGPAPPRPLTS, encoded by the coding sequence TTGAGGTTCACTGTCAGAAAGGCCCTCGAGGGCGCAGGCCCCGAGGCCGCGTGGGCGGTCGTTAAGGACGTTGAGGACATGTCAAAGTATTGGCGCGGCCACAGGGAGGTCAGGGCGAGGAGGCTTGAAGACGGCTCCTGGGACCTGGCGATAAGGTTCGCCTTCCCGGGCCCCAACAACAGGGGGAGGGCAAGGGCGACGCTCGACGAGGCCGCTAGGACGCTGACCCTAAGCTACGTTGAGGGGCCCGTAAAGGGTATGGTGAAGGTCTACGTAACAGAGAACGAGATCGTGACCGAGTGGGACGTCAGCCTGGCCTGGTACCTCAGGCCGCTTGAGGCGTGGGTTAAACGGCACTTCATGAAGGGCGCCCAGCACGCGCTCGACAGGATAGTAGAGGCCGCCAGGGCTTCAGCGGGGCCGGCCCCTCCAAGGCCCTTGACTAGCTGA
- a CDS encoding RecA-superfamily ATPases implicated in signal transduction — MSYERQRIRLGVPGLDELFASGVPMGSVILVAGYPGAGKTTLASQFAYAGASSGEPSIYVSFVEPRSVFIENALSFGMDFRPLEEKGLFRYYEALNVSDPEALSNLIEDILLQVDSMKARRVVIDSVTTVEQLAKDPTRVREVLHSALYLGLKLRGATSLLIAELPFGAESSQLGPEEFIADGVIIMKYHYIKGKMERYAEIRKMRGTSVEYASMPYTFTARGIEFPPPLRHEALPSGARSERTCRLGELTLRPGMGTLILYDPSVDPLRFSVYYLVAPAVASGLRVRYISYIHSVASMKDLLAACGDLLGDKLGNLSVESHDASLTTVGDVELRAYTSDRDFRPDVVVAEGVHMLRRFMTPSDYLNATYRVLVRRASMGIMTFHLYALPREDAWRAPLSTYYDNVLYLYAKGGKLTLEPLRVWGELAPSEEPVLAGSLKADCRSVLMEGLNRCSGPESSRPGRSQGGP; from the coding sequence TTGAGCTACGAGAGGCAGAGGATCAGGCTAGGCGTCCCAGGCCTTGACGAGCTATTCGCAAGCGGTGTGCCGATGGGCTCGGTCATCCTGGTTGCCGGCTACCCCGGGGCCGGGAAGACCACCCTTGCGTCCCAGTTCGCTTACGCCGGCGCCTCCTCCGGGGAGCCCTCAATATACGTGAGCTTCGTTGAGCCCAGGAGCGTGTTCATCGAGAACGCGCTCTCGTTCGGCATGGACTTCAGGCCGCTGGAGGAGAAGGGGCTCTTCAGGTACTATGAGGCGCTCAACGTGAGCGACCCTGAGGCGCTGAGCAACCTGATCGAGGACATCCTTCTCCAGGTCGACTCCATGAAGGCGAGGCGCGTCGTCATCGACAGCGTGACCACCGTCGAGCAGCTGGCCAAGGACCCGACGAGGGTGAGGGAGGTACTTCACTCGGCGCTTTACCTCGGCCTTAAGCTCAGGGGAGCGACCTCCCTGCTGATAGCAGAGCTCCCCTTCGGGGCTGAGTCATCCCAGCTGGGCCCCGAGGAGTTCATAGCAGACGGCGTCATAATAATGAAGTATCACTACATCAAGGGCAAGATGGAGAGGTACGCCGAGATAAGGAAGATGAGGGGGACGAGCGTTGAGTACGCCTCTATGCCCTACACGTTTACCGCGAGGGGTATTGAGTTCCCTCCCCCTCTGAGGCATGAGGCGTTGCCGAGCGGCGCCAGGTCCGAGAGGACGTGCAGGCTGGGCGAGCTGACGCTGAGGCCGGGCATGGGGACCCTCATACTTTACGACCCCTCAGTTGACCCGCTCAGGTTCTCCGTCTACTACCTAGTGGCGCCGGCAGTGGCCTCAGGCCTGAGGGTGAGGTACATCTCCTACATTCATAGCGTCGCCAGCATGAAGGACCTGCTTGCGGCCTGCGGTGACCTTCTGGGCGACAAACTTGGCAACCTGTCAGTGGAGAGTCATGACGCCTCATTGACGACGGTAGGAGACGTTGAGCTGAGGGCTTACACGAGCGACAGGGACTTCAGGCCCGACGTAGTCGTGGCCGAGGGCGTCCACATGCTTCGCAGGTTCATGACCCCTAGCGACTACCTTAACGCCACTTACAGGGTGCTGGTGCGCAGGGCCTCCATGGGCATAATGACCTTCCACCTCTACGCCTTGCCCAGGGAGGACGCCTGGAGGGCGCCGCTCTCGACCTACTACGATAACGTCCTCTACCTCTATGCTAAGGGCGGTAAGCTTACGCTTGAGCCCCTCAGGGTCTGGGGCGAGCTGGCCCCCTCTGAGGAGCCTGTCCTCGCTGGCAGCCTGAAGGCCGACTGCAGGTCAGTGTTAATGGAGGGGCTGAACAGGTGTTCGGGCCCTGAGAGCTCAAGGCCTGGCCGCTCCCAAGGAGGCCCTTAG
- a CDS encoding putative hydrolase (metallo-beta-lactamase superfamily) yields the protein MVRLGPFDVSILAADSMGVRSLATVVNACGVRLGIDLGASLAPRRYGLPPHELELKALERALEKAAEEVQASDAIVITHYHYDHYMRDRPELYSGKRLFVKDPEHNINWSQRGRARRFLVEGGVARSASVSYADGQSFRVGDLTLDFSQAVWHGEPGTKVGRVLMVRARCNDESIVFASDVQGPADPQAVEQLRAWAGARLLVLSGPPTYFAGFKVPEEAVQRGLEGLMELIRARAAETIVVDHHLLRDLAYRERLAPHLQAAEEEGVRLLTAAEFMGVEVNQLEARRKELWGREGKAEGGEAEEDYGE from the coding sequence TTGGTAAGGCTAGGGCCTTTCGACGTCTCCATACTCGCCGCAGACAGCATGGGCGTCAGGAGCCTGGCCACGGTCGTTAACGCCTGCGGCGTCAGGCTCGGCATAGACCTCGGCGCCTCCCTCGCCCCCAGGAGGTACGGCCTCCCTCCCCACGAGCTTGAGCTCAAGGCGCTGGAGAGGGCCCTCGAGAAGGCAGCCGAGGAGGTGCAGGCCTCAGACGCCATCGTTATAACGCACTACCACTACGACCACTACATGAGGGACAGGCCTGAGCTCTACTCAGGCAAGAGGCTCTTCGTCAAGGACCCGGAGCACAACATAAACTGGAGCCAGAGGGGGAGGGCCAGGAGGTTCCTCGTCGAAGGCGGGGTCGCCAGGTCTGCCTCGGTCTCATACGCTGACGGCCAGTCCTTCAGGGTCGGCGACCTGACCCTTGACTTCTCCCAGGCTGTCTGGCACGGGGAGCCCGGAACGAAGGTGGGCAGGGTCCTCATGGTCAGGGCCAGGTGCAACGACGAGTCCATAGTGTTTGCCAGCGACGTCCAGGGGCCCGCTGACCCGCAGGCGGTTGAGCAGCTCAGGGCCTGGGCGGGGGCGAGACTACTGGTGCTAAGCGGCCCGCCGACCTACTTCGCCGGCTTCAAGGTGCCTGAGGAGGCCGTCCAGAGGGGCCTTGAGGGCCTAATGGAGCTCATAAGGGCCCGCGCGGCCGAGACGATCGTTGTTGACCACCACCTCCTGAGGGACCTTGCCTACAGGGAGAGGCTGGCCCCTCACCTTCAGGCCGCGGAAGAGGAGGGGGTGAGGCTGCTGACGGCCGCCGAGTTCATGGGCGTTGAGGTTAACCAGCTCGAGGCGAGGCGAAAGGAGCTCTGGGGCAGGGAGGGCAAGGCTGAGGGAGGGGAGGCCGAGGAGGACTATGGGGAGTGA